From one Triticum urartu cultivar G1812 chromosome 3, Tu2.1, whole genome shotgun sequence genomic stretch:
- the LOC125546693 gene encoding uncharacterized protein LOC125546693, which translates to MPVCGYEGLPPALYHHISTAHPMPVHRIQYGKVIQLQVPLSEPRLLLFAEEDRRAFFLVGGVLDIGAPIVVSVVCIRAGASPLPHYVAKLWANGPPGEPKGTTDAVKVEMEVTSSKDPGDVDVQELTFLTVPPKLLAGAKLVSLHIHIDKLTS; encoded by the coding sequence ATGCCTGTCTGCGGCTACGAAGGCCTGCCGCCGGCGCTCtaccaccacatcagcaccgcgCATCCCATGCCCGTGCACAGGATCCAGTACGGCAAGGTGATCCAGCTTCAAGTGCCACTGTCAGAGCCACGGCTCTTGCTGTTCGCGGAGGAGGACCGCCGCGCGTTTTTCTTGGTCGGCGGCGTGCTCGACATAGGTGCGCCTATCGTCGTGTCGGTCGTCTGCATCAGAGCGGGGGCGTCCCCACTACCGCACTACGTGGCCAAGCTGTGGGCGAACGGCCCAccgggggagcccaaaggcacgaccgacgccgtcaaggtggaaatggaggtgacaagcagcaAGGATCCTGGCGACGTCGATGTGCAGGAGCTGACCTTCTTGACAGTTCCGCCCAAGCTGCTGGCCGGGGCTAAGCTTGTGTCCCTCCACATTCATATTGACAAGCTCACGTCCTAA